From Nicotiana tabacum cultivar K326 chromosome 20, ASM71507v2, whole genome shotgun sequence, one genomic window encodes:
- the LOC142174589 gene encoding uncharacterized protein LOC142174589 — MDIIGFWNTRGLNKPHKQKEINLFMNNQRVGLFGLLETKIKRAKAQQAALNLCNGWSFTTNLIKHPAGRIWVVWKPGIYDVNITIVSEQLIHCIVQHRGTRRQFNVTIVYGFNNQSMRRRLWEDIKSIHQMVNGPWAIMGDFNSILSTEERVGSSVTMAKIREFKKCMEECSLQDMRSSGAYYTWSNKQPGDSRVMSKIDRVLINYEWTIKLPASEVHYMQLGLFYHAPSIIN, encoded by the coding sequence ATGGATATAATAGGTTTCTGGAATACCAGGGGATTGAATAAGCCACACAAACAGAAGGAAATAAACCTGTTTATGAACAATCAAAGAGTAGGCTTATTTGGTCTCCTGGAAACAAAGATTAAAAGAGCTAAAGCACAACAAGCTGCTCTTAATCTATGCAATGGTTGGTCCTTTACTACGAATTTAATAAAACATCCGGCAGGAAGAATATGGGTCGTATGGAAACCTGGAATCTATGATGTAAATATAACAATTGTATCTGAACAACTAATACACTGTATAGTTCAGCATAGAGGGACAAGGAGACAATTTAATGTCACAATAGTTTATGGTTTTAATAATCAGAGCATGAGAAGGCGGCTATGGGAAGACATCAAGAGCATACATCAAATGGTCAATGGGCCTTGGGCAATAATGGGGGATTTCAACAGCATTTTGAGCACAGAGGAAAGAGTGGGGAGTTCAGTCACCATGGCAAAGATAAGGGAATTTAAAAAGTGTATGGAGGAGTGTTCATTACAAGACATGAGATCCTCGGGTGCATACTATACATGGAGTAACAAACAACCAGGAGATAGTAGAGTAATGAGCAAAATAGATAGAGTTCTTATCAACTATGAATGGACGATAAAGCTACCTGCATCAGAAGTTCACTATATGCAACtaggattattttatcatgccCCGAGCATTATCAACTGA